The Pongo pygmaeus isolate AG05252 chromosome 20, NHGRI_mPonPyg2-v2.0_pri, whole genome shotgun sequence sequence GAAACTCAGGTCTGCAGTCCTGTGGAGAGGCAGTGGAGCAGTGCATCCTCCAACCCCAGTGGGGCCTTCAGATGATTGCAGTCTTGGCTGCAATGTTGACTTCAACCTCGTGAGAGGCCTTGAGCCAGAACCACAGGCCAAGCTGGTCACGAATTCCCCACCCCCAGAAAATGTGTGCGATGataagtgtttatttatttatttatttttgagaaagtcttgctctctcacctaggctggagtgcagtggcgcgatctcagctcattgcaacctctgcctcccaggttcaagggagtcttgtgcctcagcctcccaagtagctgggattacaggcgtatgccaccatgcctggctaatttttgtatttttagtagaaacggggttttgccacgttgcccaggctggtctcgaactcgtgagctcaagccatccgcccaactcagcctcccaaagcactgggattacaggcctgagccaccacgcttggcctggAGCATGCCCTTGATGTGCAAACTAACCAATTCAGAGCCTCACCCCTCTATCTGGTCCACACACCGCAGGAGACAGTATTCCTCTGTCTTAATCATCCCAGGAACAGGAGCCAAGCAGCTGGGGAACACTCCCACAGCTGAAAGCCCACAGGAATTACTCTAGCTAGCCAGTCCTGTGCTGTGGGCTCTGCTCTGCCTTGCTTTTCCCTTGGAAACCCCAGTAAAGGCTCTGGCTTAGAGCTCCCCCTTGCTCCTGCCGCTGCTGCCTCTGACAGATGCTGGTGCTTTCTCATGTGTCCTTCCTGGTGGGCCGCGCCTCCTGTTTCCAGGATCTGTGAGCATGATGAACTTTGTTTTCCTGAGCTTGTCCTGTGTGTCCTCTTCTGGCCACACCTGACTGAGCAGCACATAAAAGCCACAGAACACCAGGAGGGCTGCTGCTTGGGGAAATTCTGTGAGAAGAGTCCTGGAGGACTAGGGGCAGGGCAAGCACTGCTCTCCCTCtcctggaggctggggagagcATCAAGGAGACTACCAGGTAGGAGGAACCATGGGCAGGGCCTCCCTTATGAGGATGCTTTCCCCAGAACAGAGGGATTTAAGCCCCTGGTGGGTGAGTCCTGGATTAACCAAGACCTGAGCCTTCTGGGGGCTGCGGAGGACAGAGGACACTGTGAGGTGAGTTTCTCCTGGGTGGATTCCCCAGGGGCCTCTGAGGCTGGTTTCAGGCCCTGCCCTTTGGCTGCCCCACTGGAAGCTCTGAGCATCCACCCTTCAGAGACACTTTCCCTGGTCTGACCTTGGCAAGGGCAAATAAGGAGGTATTCCATGGAGGGTCACCAATGTCTGGGGTGTAAACGGTGCCCATCTGCACAGTAGCATGAGGGCCACAGAGTGTGGTAAATGTCAGTGACCAGCCCATGCGGTCCCCAGTGTGGCTGCAGGGGCCACCTAGGATTCTTCTGTTTCAGGGTCCCAGGCCACACTTGGGGAACCCTATTGGAAGCAACAAGGTCTAGGCCCTGAGGGCCCAGGGCTCTGCCCTCTCCAGGGCTCTAGCTGAGCCACGTGCAAGCATCCTCCAGGCCCTCCCAGCTGGTGTGAGGAGGAAACCGCAGCCAAAGGGCAAGGTGCTCCACACAGATCTGTCCCTAGTCAGCCTGCCCCATTCAGCCTCTGGAGTGGGAGCCTTGGGTCTGTCTGGAACCAGTGTGGATGAAATGCAGGGAGAAACGAATCATAGCCATGGACAGCCACTCACATAGCTGGGAAGAGGCATGCTGTGGTAGATTCCGGTGGACTCTCACCTCTGCGGTGCTGGGGACGTCGTGCCAACACCTCAGGCACCCACTTCCACTCACACCGCGGAGGCTTGGGGAGATGCGGTTCAGTCTGGAGTCCAGCGGGGGACGACAATACGGCGACCCGCTCGTCAGTCAGACCAGGGCAGGCTTGCCAGGGCATCACACTTCACCAAAGGGAACCCTTTCTGCTGCGACTACCAAGCCGCCAGGTCCCGGACAGGCAGAAGCCTGCCCTGAGGTCTCACCTCTGGAGGGTTACGAGCTGTGCCAGGCCGGCTACGGTAGAGGGTGTGCAAATACCCCGAGGTCCCAAGGCTCCTGAAGCCGCCCAAGGGGCATGAGAGGCCCTAGGTTCGAATCCTGTCTCCACCGTCTTATGGTCGTGCCTCTGGAGAGTCACTTTTCCCCGTTTCCTCGCATACCAGAGAGCCCAGTAACACGCACCGCGGCTCTCCAGAGAAAAAGACCCTAGAGATCGTGGACACAGCGTGTGGGCCGTATCAGCGCCCACTCAAGATTATTACTGCTTATGCTTGCAACCGGATGCTGTGCGCCCGGTTAGAAAAGGTCAAATAAAACTCGAGTCAGTGGAAGCCTGTGGACGCCATGTGTAGAAAGTGAAGTTTAATTAAGGTTACAAACGTTGGTGGGTTTTCCGGGACAAAGGCCCCTCCTCGACGCAGGGTTCGCTTGGGCGACGCGTCGACTCTGGGCTCCTGCAGTCAAGGCGCGGCGCGGCCCGCGTGCCGCTTCTGGTGCTCGTTGAGGTTGGAGCGTTGGCTGAAGGCGCGGCCGCACTCCCCGCACGCGTAGGGCCGCTCGCCCGTGTGCGTGCGCAGGTGGCGCACCAGGCTGCAGTTGCGCACGAAGGCCTTGCCGCAGTCGCGGCAGATGTAGGGCTTCTCGCCCGAGTGCAGACGCTCGTGCTGGCGCAGCTCGGAGCAGCCGCGGAAGGTCTTGCCGCACTCGGGGCAGCCATAGGGCCGCTCGCCGGTGTGAGCGCGCTGGTGTTGCACCAGGCCCGAGCGGCCCTTGAAGGCCTTTTCGCACAGTGGGCACGCGTAGGGCTTGGCGCTGCTGTGCGTGCGCTGGTGCCGGCTCAGGTTCGAGCGCTGGTTGAAGGCCTTGCCGCACTCGGGGCACGCGTAGGGTTTCTCGCCGGTGTGCACGCGCCGGTGCTCCACGAGGTGCGAGAACAGCCCGAAGGCCTTGGCGCAGTCGGCGCACTCGTACGGCTTCTCCCCGGGTCCCGACCCCCGTCGGGGACTCCGCTCGCTGCAGTCCCCGCAGGGCGGGCACCCCAGCCAGAAGGCGCGCCGGGCCAGGACGGGGCCACGCCGGTGGCGCTCGGCCGAGTGCGTCTTCTGGTGGCGGTACAGGCCGGAGCAGCGCACAAAGGCCTTGCCGCACTCGGCGCACTCGTAGGGCCGCTCGCCCGTGTGGATGCGCTGGTGCTGCAGCAGGCTGGAGGTGCGCGTGAAGGCCTTGCCGCACTCGTCGCAAGCGTACAGTCGCTGGGCCGGGGGGCCGGGAACAATCGGGCGAGGTCGCGAGGTTTGGCCGCACTCAGGACACACGGGGGGGCTCTTGCCCGTCTGCTGCTGCTGGTTGGGGCGGAAGCGCTTCCCGCACTGGGCACACGGACGGGGGTCCTCCGTCGCAGGCAGCCTCTCCTGGGGGATCCGCACGGCCCTCCACGCAAAGGCCTCGCCGCAAGCGCAAGCCCGGGGCTGCTCCACCAAGGGGCTTCTCCCG is a genomic window containing:
- the ZNF837 gene encoding zinc finger protein 837 isoform X2, translating into MGAGRAWEAVLWGLGGDNLKRDRRACLCHSIYPFASAESWGPASRCQLWGDRSLAQFSPSLLLGTANLHFFSVLPDPTTRTLRPRMEAPAQKAGQGGIPKADAQGASGAQEKRPEEPRPLEEDRAGSRPTQKGDLRGAAGGRTTPPGGGSQGCSLGVSPGPGTRHSAGTRPLVREPCGPTSSQDPELVIPEGLQAQEGPCRSPARGGDCSRNSCLARHRGAPAGETPPVCDPCPERLRNRSWTQLCEVHTDCWPCQPGTGAPTCPRTPKPTSRGRSPLVEQPRACACGEAFAWRAVRIPQERLPATEDPRPCAQCGKRFRPNQQQQTGKSPPVCPECGQTSRPRPIVPGPPAQRLYACDECGKAFTRTSSLLQHQRIHTGERPYECAECGKAFVRCSGLYRHQKTHSAERHRRGPVLARRAFWLGCPPCGDCSERSPRRGSGPGEKPYECADCAKAFGLFSHLVEHRRVHTGEKPYACPECGKAFNQRSNLSRHQRTHSSAKPYACPLCEKAFKGRSGLVQHQRAHTGERPYGCPECGKTFRGCSELRQHERLHSGEKPYICRDCGKAFVRNCSLVRHLRTHTGERPYACGECGRAFSQRSNLNEHQKRHAGRAAP
- the ZNF837 gene encoding zinc finger protein 837 isoform X1 — translated: MEAPAQKAGQGGIPKADAQGASGAQEKRPEEPRPLEEDRAGSRPTQKGDLRGAAGGRTTPPGGGSQGCSLGVSPGPGTRHSAGTRPLVREPCGPTSSQDPELVIPEGLQAQEGPCRSPARGGDCSRNSCLARHRGAPAGETPPVCDPCPERLRNRSWTQLCEVHTDCWPCQPGTGAPTCPRTPKPTSRGRSPLVEQPRACACGEAFAWRAVRIPQERLPATEDPRPCAQCGKRFRPNQQQQTGKSPPVCPECGQTSRPRPIVPGPPAQRLYACDECGKAFTRTSSLLQHQRIHTGERPYECAECGKAFVRCSGLYRHQKTHSAERHRRGPVLARRAFWLGCPPCGDCSERSPRRGSGPGEKPYECADCAKAFGLFSHLVEHRRVHTGEKPYACPECGKAFNQRSNLSRHQRTHSSAKPYACPLCEKAFKGRSGLVQHQRAHTGERPYGCPECGKTFRGCSELRQHERLHSGEKPYICRDCGKAFVRNCSLVRHLRTHTGERPYACGECGRAFSQRSNLNEHQKRHAGRAAP